Proteins encoded by one window of Bacteroidota bacterium:
- the phoU gene encoding phosphate signaling complex protein PhoU, which produces MSQIDNPVHNLKEELEQMFQLVTTQLLKAKEALTKFDKDLAREVVQIEKRVNGQELQIDRTAENFIALYAPVAIDLRFVLAVLKINNNLERIGDIAEGISKYINETDKPFDADLMEESNVMPMFEAAMKMLADTKLAFETEDTSIARKIFKSDDYLDHINIEAINNLTHAMHADPAKISDALYIISIIRKLERIGDQLKNIAEEIIFYIEAKVLKHAGRK; this is translated from the coding sequence ATGTCGCAAATAGATAATCCTGTTCATAATTTGAAGGAGGAATTGGAACAAATGTTTCAACTGGTTACAACGCAATTATTAAAAGCAAAGGAAGCCCTTACAAAATTTGATAAAGATCTTGCGCGTGAGGTTGTGCAGATCGAAAAGCGTGTGAATGGTCAGGAATTACAGATCGATCGCACTGCGGAGAATTTTATTGCATTATATGCTCCGGTTGCAATTGATCTTCGATTTGTACTTGCTGTTTTAAAGATCAACAACAATCTTGAAAGAATTGGTGATATAGCGGAGGGAATTTCCAAATATATTAATGAAACCGATAAACCATTCGATGCAGATCTAATGGAAGAAAGTAATGTAATGCCGATGTTTGAAGCTGCAATGAAAATGCTTGCAGATACAAAACTCGCCTTCGAAACAGAAGACACTTCCATCGCCAGAAAAATATTTAAAAGCGACGATTATCTCGATCATATTAATATCGAAGCAATTAATAATCTCACCCATGCAATGCATGCAGATCCTGCAAAAATTTCTGATGCCCTCTACATCATCTCCATCATCCGCAAACTCGAACGCATCGGAGATCAACTAAAAAACATCGCCGAAGAGATCATTTTCTACATAGAAGCGA